A window from Lactobacillus intestinalis encodes these proteins:
- a CDS encoding DUF2252 domain-containing protein, with protein sequence MDKSFILKKFKIDKLCIKIDKNQLIKKGEKRAQQIPIDKITEYHPVKRNAVKMICAQESHMIPQLLPLRHKRMMQNYFSFLRGTVEVMVYDFLHTGKQTNIPVMICGDAHLNNFGFFASPERDLLFGLNDFDEARVGNWEFDLKRLMVSADLAGEINGYSKHDVHKILKKTAKSYKKGIKHANSLQVLKRYYRSYNIKELLEFAKSDKQMRKILKKIAKKAPHHNSNQVVKKHTEMVNGELRFKVDPPRAKKLNSQEYKKILDAFNQYRKNVSPAIRVLLSNFKVIDIIRYSVGVGSFGTRCYLVLLKGKDGSNLVLQIKEAVPCKYELLSMTVDEAKAQEAAEGKRVITGQEILQTFFDPFLGYTKTSDRCFYVRQFRDMKDSIDLTKLDKKSFGAYTRLCAVVLAAAHYQSPTAPMIYGYIKKSKKFSKKMTNWAEAYSEQVRQDYKAFKKYLHHA encoded by the coding sequence ATGGATAAGAGTTTTATTTTAAAAAAGTTCAAAATTGATAAGCTTTGTATAAAGATTGATAAAAACCAGTTAATCAAAAAAGGGGAAAAACGTGCTCAACAAATCCCTATTGATAAGATTACGGAATATCATCCTGTAAAACGTAACGCGGTAAAAATGATTTGCGCTCAAGAATCTCACATGATCCCTCAGCTTCTTCCTCTTAGACATAAGAGAATGATGCAAAACTATTTTTCATTTTTGCGCGGAACTGTTGAAGTGATGGTCTATGATTTTCTTCATACGGGAAAGCAAACTAATATTCCAGTAATGATTTGTGGGGATGCTCACCTTAATAATTTTGGCTTTTTTGCTTCACCTGAAAGAGATCTTTTATTTGGCTTAAATGACTTTGATGAAGCTCGAGTTGGTAATTGGGAATTTGATTTAAAGCGCTTGATGGTAAGTGCCGATCTAGCTGGTGAAATTAATGGCTATAGTAAGCATGATGTACATAAAATCTTGAAAAAGACAGCTAAGTCTTATAAAAAAGGGATTAAGCATGCCAACAGCTTACAAGTGCTTAAGCGTTATTACCGTTCCTACAATATTAAAGAACTACTTGAATTTGCTAAAAGTGACAAGCAAATGAGAAAGATTTTGAAGAAAATCGCTAAAAAGGCTCCTCATCACAATTCTAATCAGGTAGTAAAAAAGCACACCGAAATGGTGAACGGGGAATTAAGATTTAAAGTTGATCCACCTAGGGCTAAAAAGTTGAATTCTCAAGAGTATAAGAAGATTCTTGACGCATTTAATCAATATCGTAAAAATGTTTCACCAGCCATTCGAGTGCTTTTGAGCAACTTTAAAGTAATTGATATTATTCGCTACAGTGTTGGCGTGGGCAGCTTTGGTACCCGTTGTTACTTAGTTCTTTTGAAAGGAAAAGATGGCAGTAACTTGGTTTTGCAAATTAAAGAAGCCGTTCCATGTAAATATGAGCTCCTTAGCATGACTGTTGATGAAGCTAAAGCTCAAGAAGCAGCCGAAGGTAAGCGTGTCATTACTGGTCAAGAAATTTTACAAACTTTCTTTGATCCATTCTTAGGTTACACTAAAACTAGCGATCGTTGCTTCTATGTTCGTCAATTTAGAGATATGAAAGATTCAATTGATTTAACTAAGCTTGATAAAAAGAGCTTTGGTGCTTATACTCGGCTATGTGCCGTTGTTTTGGCAGCAGCCCATTATCAAAGTCCAACTGCCCCAATGATTTATGGCTATATCAAGAAGAGTAAGAAATTCTCTAAGAAAATGACCAACTGGGCAGAGGCCTATAGTGAGCAAGTACGTCAAGACTATAAAGCATTTAAAAAATATTTACACCATGCCTGA
- a CDS encoding Ppx/GppA family phosphatase translates to MLNLVVIDLGSNSVRMKISEIDNYGSFNVIGYQKEYVRLSENMGKEKTLKKEPVERTIKALKKFKSRYSKLENTKIRAVATAAVRQAANQKEFLDLVEKEVGLKLEVIAGTTEAYLDYLGVVNTLPVKNGLIMDTGGASTELVWVNNGKCCERVSLPIGAVLLSQNFNLTDEIKASDLYQAMNLAGRTISSTNWLSKVHNLPLIVLGGSNRTIAKIHRREMTTNVDDLPDIHGMHLSTQYIFDLITKLISLDKEGRTQIPGLSKSRADVIVGGLIPLSIVLRNLQIGEVIFSNHGLRDGLLYEFLAKRTI, encoded by the coding sequence ATGTTGAATTTAGTTGTAATTGATCTTGGGTCAAATTCTGTCAGAATGAAAATTTCTGAAATAGATAATTATGGTAGTTTCAATGTGATTGGCTATCAAAAAGAGTATGTACGTTTATCTGAAAATATGGGAAAAGAAAAGACGCTTAAAAAAGAACCTGTTGAACGTACAATAAAGGCCTTAAAAAAGTTTAAGAGTCGATACAGCAAGTTAGAGAATACTAAAATTCGTGCCGTAGCTACAGCTGCAGTTAGACAAGCCGCTAATCAAAAAGAATTTTTGGATTTGGTTGAAAAGGAAGTTGGCTTAAAATTAGAAGTAATTGCTGGAACCACTGAAGCTTATTTGGACTATTTAGGAGTAGTTAATACTCTTCCAGTAAAAAACGGTTTAATTATGGATACTGGTGGTGCTTCTACCGAGCTGGTTTGGGTTAATAATGGAAAGTGTTGTGAAAGGGTTAGCTTGCCAATTGGAGCAGTCCTTTTATCGCAAAATTTTAATTTAACGGACGAAATTAAAGCGAGCGATTTGTATCAGGCGATGAATTTAGCAGGCAGAACGATTTCATCTACCAATTGGCTCAGTAAAGTTCATAATTTACCATTGATTGTTTTGGGTGGGAGCAATCGGACAATTGCTAAGATTCATCGTCGAGAAATGACGACAAATGTGGATGATCTGCCGGATATTCATGGGATGCACTTATCAACGCAATACATTTTTGATTTGATTACTAAGTTGATTTCTTTAGATAAAGAAGGTCGTACTCAAATTCCCGGTCTTTCCAAGAGTCGGGCAGATGTTATTGTTGGAGGATTAATTCCATTAAGCATAGTTTTACGTAATTTACAAATTGGTGAAGTGATTTTCTCAAATCATGGCCTACGTGATGGTTTACTGTATGAATTTTTAGCAAAAAGAACAATTTAG
- a CDS encoding YeiH family protein, whose amino-acid sequence MLSIVKTKPFWMATIMTLTCSVAGIFLAKLPYVNLIGALVIALLLGIGLQLLPAGIQEEAQAGVGFISNKFLRLGIILLGFRLNLEKLASAGVKTILVAAIAVSTTIALTFWLSKKFGAEDELAALTACGCGVCGAAAVMGVSPQIEAEDEARKRENEVLAVAVVCVMGTVFTLLEIVLKPILGLSDAQFGIVTGGSLHEIAHAIAAGGAFGDISLDSALIMKLSRVILLAPVALIIGIWYQRRLTKKAVRTNASEPKKLPVPWFLVGFIGTSIMGTFLPFSAGAIDALVQIAYIFLGMAMAALGMSVNFKVIFQRGKAVFGAAAISSTFLLVLMIVMSKVLF is encoded by the coding sequence TTGTTAAGTATTGTAAAAACTAAACCTTTTTGGATGGCCACTATTATGACCCTAACGTGTTCAGTTGCGGGGATTTTTTTGGCAAAACTGCCGTATGTCAACTTAATTGGTGCTTTAGTAATTGCACTTTTACTAGGAATTGGATTACAATTGCTGCCTGCTGGTATTCAAGAAGAAGCGCAGGCTGGGGTAGGATTTATTTCTAATAAGTTTTTGAGATTGGGGATCATCTTGCTAGGCTTTCGCCTTAATTTAGAAAAGCTAGCCAGTGCGGGTGTGAAAACTATTTTAGTGGCCGCAATTGCTGTAAGCACAACGATTGCTCTTACTTTTTGGTTAAGTAAGAAGTTTGGGGCAGAGGATGAATTGGCTGCTCTAACTGCATGTGGATGTGGCGTCTGTGGAGCCGCTGCGGTAATGGGAGTTTCTCCTCAAATTGAGGCTGAAGATGAAGCTCGCAAAAGAGAAAATGAAGTTCTCGCTGTTGCGGTTGTTTGCGTAATGGGAACTGTCTTCACTTTGCTAGAAATTGTATTAAAGCCAATTTTGGGATTAAGCGATGCTCAATTTGGTATTGTAACTGGTGGTTCTCTTCATGAAATTGCGCACGCAATTGCAGCCGGAGGAGCTTTTGGCGACATTAGTTTGGATAGTGCTTTGATTATGAAATTATCTCGCGTAATTCTTCTGGCTCCGGTAGCTTTAATTATTGGAATTTGGTATCAACGCCGTCTTACTAAAAAAGCAGTGAGAACCAATGCAAGTGAACCGAAGAAATTACCTGTTCCATGGTTTTTGGTAGGCTTTATTGGAACAAGTATTATGGGCACATTTTTACCATTTTCAGCAGGAGCAATTGATGCTTTAGTGCAAATTGCTTATATTTTCTTAGGAATGGCAATGGCGGCTTTAGGGATGTCAGTGAACTTCAAGGTTATCTTTCAACGTGGAAAGGCAGTCTTTGGAGCTGCAGCAATTAGTTCAACATTCTTATTAGTTTTGATGATTGTTATGAGTAAGGTGCTATTTTAG
- a CDS encoding cysteine desulfurase family protein gives MNNKIYMDNAGTSPMAPEVVKTMTDMMTNVFGNASATNFYGREAKHVLEDSRHILAESINADDKEIIFTSGGTESDNTAIIQTALSRQNEGKHIISTKFEHEAVLRPLARLEKMGFEVTYLDVDENGQINLDDLKNALRPDTILVTIMMINNEVGSLEPIKEIGEIVAPTNAWFHTDAVQAYGEVPIDVKDMKIDLLSTSAHKLNGPKLLGFLYERDGINLPSFLLGGDQELKRRAGTENVPAIAGFAKAVELHSNKAILANKERYLSFKHTLVDGLKNNGIDIEVNGNIEDHMAPQVINIWFKGIRSDVLLTNLDLAGIIGSAGSACTAGSLDLSHVLIAMYGKDNPRVWESLRFSFSIENTVDEVNTVVETLTKIIKRLKK, from the coding sequence ATGAACAACAAAATTTATATGGATAATGCCGGTACGTCGCCAATGGCTCCGGAAGTTGTAAAGACAATGACTGACATGATGACGAATGTATTTGGTAATGCTTCAGCTACCAACTTTTATGGGCGTGAAGCAAAGCATGTCTTAGAAGATAGCCGTCATATTTTGGCAGAATCAATTAATGCTGATGATAAGGAAATCATTTTTACTAGTGGTGGGACCGAAAGTGATAATACCGCTATTATACAAACAGCACTCTCTCGTCAAAATGAAGGTAAGCACATCATTTCAACTAAGTTTGAACATGAAGCTGTCTTGCGTCCTCTTGCACGTCTGGAAAAGATGGGCTTTGAGGTAACATATTTAGATGTTGATGAAAATGGTCAAATCAATTTAGATGATTTAAAGAACGCTCTTCGTCCAGACACTATCCTAGTAACTATCATGATGATAAATAATGAAGTTGGTAGTTTAGAACCAATAAAGGAAATTGGAGAAATTGTTGCTCCTACTAATGCTTGGTTCCATACCGATGCAGTTCAAGCTTATGGCGAAGTACCAATTGATGTTAAAGATATGAAAATTGACCTTCTTTCAACTTCAGCACATAAGTTAAATGGTCCAAAGTTACTCGGATTTTTGTATGAACGTGATGGAATCAATCTTCCTTCATTCTTGTTAGGAGGAGATCAAGAATTAAAGCGTCGTGCAGGAACTGAAAATGTGCCTGCTATTGCTGGATTTGCAAAGGCAGTAGAATTACACTCAAATAAGGCCATTTTAGCAAATAAAGAACGTTATTTAAGTTTTAAGCATACTTTAGTTGATGGTTTAAAGAATAATGGCATTGACATTGAAGTGAACGGAAATATTGAAGATCACATGGCTCCGCAAGTTATTAATATTTGGTTCAAAGGAATTCGTAGTGACGTTTTATTGACTAATCTCGACTTGGCCGGAATTATTGGTTCAGCTGGTTCAGCATGTACGGCTGGCTCGCTCGATCTTTCACATGTTTTGATAGCTATGTATGGAAAGGATAATCCGCGAGTTTGGGAATCATTAAGATTCAGTTTTAGTATTGAAAACACTGTCGATGAAGTAAACACAGTGGTTGAGACACTAACTAAAATTATTAAGCGTTTAAAGAAATAA
- a CDS encoding RNA degradosome polyphosphate kinase, protein MSDKLLKLEKQETKKYRKPEYYINRELSWMDFNDRVLEEARNKDNPLLDRVNFLGITQSNVDEFFMVRVASLHKLVAAGITSTDASGMTPQKQLDEINKKEHKEVEKRYSTYSRSLLPLLESNNIYIKNVEDLNEHQYEFIRRYFYDELYPVLTPMADDTNRPFPFIANDSLNIAVRLKDTENGNHDYATVRVPNIFKRLVKLPDAENSFVLLENIIKEFIWQLFDGYEVKEAATFRATRDMDLDVAERDTSDFLRSVQTQLKDREHGKVVRLEIDKNMGDKLRRRLFKKLKVSENEVYEINGPIDLTFLKKMLGAVQGHDDLRYKPFKGYVDPDLELSSDIFANIRKRDYLVQHPYDSFDTVLNFIKKAAHDDKVLAIKMTLYRVSGNSPIIKYLGQAAQAGKQVTVLVEVKARFDEQNNVHWARTLEQMGCHVIYGLKGLKTHTKITCVIRRDEDGIRRYLHLGTGNYNDVTAHFYTDMGLFTCRRDLGVDATNLFNMLSGYSKPPYFRQLRISPEHIREFINEKVDNEIAIAKAGRHAEIHMKMNSLSDPEIIAKLYQASHAGVKIHLIVRGICCLRTDIPGISDNIEVHSIVGRLLEHSRIYYFYNDGNDEIYLSSADMMKRNLNRRVETLFPVLQPDLKQRAIDIYNKMWEDNVKGRILHNDTYTMIDRRGKEAVNCQEFFIEQAQEKNEELKQRRKANARKIETFEVIRRQDNDLKLDEKKDNNG, encoded by the coding sequence ATGAGTGATAAGCTTTTAAAGCTTGAAAAGCAAGAAACAAAAAAGTATAGAAAGCCTGAATATTACATTAACCGTGAACTTAGTTGGATGGACTTCAATGATCGTGTATTAGAAGAAGCCCGTAATAAGGATAATCCGCTTTTAGATAGAGTTAACTTTTTGGGAATTACTCAAAGTAATGTCGATGAGTTCTTCATGGTTAGAGTTGCTTCATTACATAAATTAGTTGCTGCAGGAATCACTTCAACCGATGCTTCTGGAATGACACCACAAAAGCAATTGGATGAGATCAATAAGAAAGAACACAAGGAAGTTGAGAAGAGATATTCAACTTACTCACGCTCACTTTTGCCATTATTAGAAAGTAATAATATTTACATCAAAAATGTAGAAGATTTAAATGAACATCAATACGAATTCATTAGACGTTACTTTTATGATGAACTCTATCCTGTACTTACCCCAATGGCTGACGATACTAACCGTCCATTTCCATTCATTGCAAATGATTCCTTAAATATTGCCGTTCGCTTGAAAGATACTGAAAATGGCAATCATGATTATGCCACAGTGCGAGTACCTAACATTTTTAAACGTTTAGTTAAATTGCCTGATGCCGAAAATAGCTTCGTTTTGCTAGAAAACATTATCAAAGAATTTATTTGGCAACTTTTTGATGGCTACGAAGTTAAAGAAGCTGCTACTTTTAGAGCTACTAGAGATATGGACTTAGATGTAGCAGAACGAGATACTTCAGACTTTTTGAGAAGTGTTCAGACTCAATTGAAAGATCGTGAACATGGTAAGGTGGTCCGTCTTGAAATTGATAAAAACATGGGGGATAAACTTCGGCGGCGTCTCTTTAAAAAATTGAAAGTCAGTGAGAATGAGGTCTATGAAATTAATGGACCGATCGATTTGACTTTCTTAAAGAAAATGTTAGGAGCCGTTCAAGGACATGATGATTTACGCTACAAGCCATTTAAAGGATATGTAGATCCTGATTTGGAATTATCCAGTGATATCTTTGCCAATATTAGGAAACGTGATTATTTAGTTCAACACCCTTATGATTCTTTCGATACAGTTCTTAACTTTATCAAAAAAGCTGCTCATGATGATAAGGTTTTAGCTATTAAAATGACGCTTTATCGTGTATCAGGGAATTCTCCAATTATTAAGTATTTAGGCCAAGCAGCCCAAGCTGGAAAACAAGTAACTGTTTTGGTAGAAGTAAAGGCCCGTTTTGATGAACAAAATAATGTCCACTGGGCTAGAACTTTAGAGCAAATGGGATGTCACGTAATTTATGGTTTAAAGGGATTAAAGACCCATACTAAGATTACTTGTGTAATTAGACGAGACGAAGATGGAATTCGTCGTTATTTGCACCTAGGTACGGGAAATTATAATGATGTGACTGCTCATTTCTATACCGATATGGGGCTCTTTACTTGTCGCCGTGATCTAGGAGTAGACGCTACTAATTTGTTTAATATGTTGTCAGGTTATTCAAAACCACCATATTTCAGACAATTAAGAATTTCTCCAGAGCATATTCGTGAATTTATCAACGAAAAGGTAGATAATGAAATTGCAATTGCCAAGGCTGGACGTCATGCTGAAATTCATATGAAGATGAATTCTTTATCCGATCCAGAAATTATTGCTAAGCTTTATCAAGCTTCTCATGCTGGTGTAAAAATTCACTTAATAGTCCGTGGTATTTGTTGTTTGAGAACCGATATTCCGGGAATCAGCGATAATATCGAAGTTCACTCAATTGTGGGACGTTTACTTGAACATAGTCGAATCTATTATTTCTATAATGATGGAAATGATGAGATTTATCTTTCAAGTGCAGATATGATGAAACGAAACTTGAACAGAAGAGTTGAAACACTATTTCCAGTTTTACAACCGGACTTAAAACAGCGTGCCATTGATATTTACAACAAGATGTGGGAGGACAATGTAAAGGGCAGAATTTTGCATAATGATACTTACACAATGATTGATAGACGAGGAAAAGAAGCCGTCAACTGTCAGGAATTTTTTATTGAGCAAGCTCAAGAAAAGAATGAAGAATTAAAGCAAAGACGCAAGGCTAACGCAAGAAAAATTGAAACTTTTGAAGTTATCAGAAGACAGGATAATGATTTGAAACTCGATGAAAAGAAGGATAATAATGGATAA
- a CDS encoding SemiSWEET family transporter: protein MLKKLKSLDDKTVLTIGRIGSVLSVLMYVSYVPQIMNNLHGQYGNPIQPLVAAINCTIWVLYAILREKKDWPLFIANFPGIIFGLITFFTSLH from the coding sequence TTGTTGAAAAAATTAAAATCATTAGATGATAAAACTGTTTTAACGATTGGTCGAATTGGATCAGTCCTATCAGTTTTGATGTATGTCTCTTATGTCCCTCAGATTATGAACAATTTACATGGTCAATATGGTAATCCTATTCAGCCCCTAGTAGCAGCAATTAACTGTACTATTTGGGTGCTATACGCCATTTTGAGAGAAAAGAAAGATTGGCCACTATTTATCGCCAACTTCCCCGGAATTATCTTCGGATTAATTACTTTCTTTACAAGTTTACACTGA
- a CDS encoding glycerate kinase has protein sequence MTKYVLAPDSFKESMTAKEVCEAMEKGILKADPTAEIVKVPMADGGEGTVDSLVDATHGKRVYLNVKGPLNQEVQAYYGILGDKKTSIIEMAKASGLELLTPNLRNPAKATTYGTGQLIKDALDQGMKRIIIGLGGSSTNDGGAGMAQALGAYLLDEKGNELTPGGGQLNKLAKIDISELDPRLQSTQIILASDVTNPLTGKNGASYVFGKQKGANASLIEQLDQNLSHYAHIIKRDLGKDIENLPGAGAAGGLGAGLMAFTNAQMEKGIDLVIKLTHLEEKIRQADYVFTGEGGTDFQTKFGKAPYGVAQLAQRYQKPVFSLAGYLGDGIEDLYQYGFTAFFGILAQASSLEEALKNGPQNVERTTENIVRTLMC, from the coding sequence ATGACGAAATATGTACTAGCACCAGATTCATTTAAAGAAAGTATGACAGCAAAAGAAGTTTGTGAGGCTATGGAAAAAGGCATCCTTAAAGCCGATCCAACTGCTGAAATTGTAAAAGTTCCCATGGCAGATGGAGGCGAAGGAACTGTTGATTCATTAGTTGATGCAACGCATGGCAAGCGCGTTTATTTAAATGTAAAAGGACCTTTGAATCAAGAGGTTCAAGCTTATTATGGAATTTTGGGCGATAAGAAGACCTCAATTATTGAAATGGCTAAAGCTAGTGGATTAGAGCTGCTTACTCCTAATTTACGCAATCCTGCCAAGGCCACTACTTATGGAACTGGTCAATTAATTAAAGATGCTCTTGATCAAGGGATGAAGAGAATAATTATTGGTCTTGGGGGAAGCAGTACTAATGATGGGGGCGCCGGAATGGCGCAGGCTTTAGGTGCATATTTGCTAGATGAAAAAGGAAATGAACTGACTCCAGGAGGCGGTCAGCTGAATAAGCTGGCAAAAATTGATATTTCTGAACTCGATCCGCGTCTTCAATCTACTCAAATTATCCTAGCAAGTGATGTCACCAATCCTTTAACTGGTAAAAATGGAGCCTCGTATGTCTTTGGAAAACAAAAAGGGGCGAATGCATCCTTAATTGAACAACTAGATCAAAATTTATCCCATTATGCTCACATCATTAAACGCGATTTGGGTAAAGATATCGAAAATCTTCCAGGAGCTGGCGCTGCTGGAGGCCTAGGGGCTGGGTTGATGGCTTTTACTAATGCTCAAATGGAAAAAGGAATTGATTTAGTAATTAAGTTAACTCACCTAGAAGAAAAGATTCGCCAGGCTGATTATGTTTTTACGGGAGAAGGAGGAACAGACTTTCAAACTAAGTTCGGAAAAGCTCCCTATGGAGTTGCCCAACTTGCTCAGAGATATCAAAAGCCAGTCTTTTCTTTAGCCGGGTACTTGGGTGATGGGATTGAAGACTTATATCAATATGGTTTTACGGCTTTCTTTGGTATTTTAGCGCAAGCAAGTAGTTTGGAAGAAGCTTTAAAGAATGGTCCTCAAAATGTAGAAAGAACCACTGAAAATATCGTACGAACATTAATGTGCTAG
- a CDS encoding SLAP domain-containing protein: MKAKSILVKSIAVTALSVSGLVAINNMNSQTAHAAVVQNDSSVFTAQSATTVYNNYENPVATGQTLPSNSDWKIIKTAYDSKGQKWYDLGKNQWVKANEVVKHVKHTQAQPTQNTQSTQTSSAVTASQKQTYSAPQTTQKSSTTYTSSASGSEASAKEWIASQESGGSYGSRNGQYIGKYQLSASYLGGDYSAANQERAADNYVKSRYGSWSAAKSFWQSNGYY; the protein is encoded by the coding sequence TTGAAAGCTAAATCTATCTTAGTAAAATCTATCGCCGTAACTGCTCTTTCAGTTTCAGGCTTGGTTGCAATCAATAACATGAATTCACAAACTGCTCACGCTGCTGTTGTTCAAAACGACAGCTCAGTGTTTACAGCTCAAAGTGCAACTACTGTTTACAACAATTATGAAAATCCAGTTGCTACCGGACAAACTTTGCCAAGCAACTCAGACTGGAAGATTATTAAGACTGCTTATGATTCAAAAGGACAAAAGTGGTACGATTTAGGTAAAAACCAATGGGTTAAAGCTAACGAAGTTGTAAAGCATGTAAAACATACTCAAGCTCAACCAACTCAAAATACTCAATCTACCCAAACTTCTTCAGCAGTAACTGCCTCACAAAAACAAACTTATTCTGCACCACAAACTACTCAAAAATCTTCAACCACTTACACTTCAAGTGCTAGTGGTTCTGAAGCTAGTGCTAAGGAATGGATTGCTAGTCAAGAATCCGGTGGTTCATATGGCTCAAGAAACGGTCAATACATTGGTAAGTATCAATTGTCGGCTTCATATTTAGGTGGTGACTACTCAGCTGCCAACCAAGAAAGAGCTGCTGATAATTATGTTAAGAGCCGTTACGGTTCATGGTCAGCTGCTAAGAGCTTTTGGCAATCAAACGGTTACTATTAA
- a CDS encoding DUF2252 domain-containing protein — translation MTKSFVLKKFKVDKLRLNADKNQLIEDGKKCAKETPIDEITQYHPVKRDAVEMIKTQEATLIPELLSLRHQRMMENAFTFLRGTAGIMEYDILHGSKESHIPVMICGDAHLNNFGFFASPERQLLFGLNDFDETRVGSWENDLKRLMVSAKLISEINGYDAEDTRKILEKTAKSYEDGIEYANNLNLLDRHYLSYNIKDLLEIAKDDEQMVKVLNKIAKKAPHQNSDKVVKKFTEEKDGKVQFKENPPRARRMSQKSYDKILEAFEQYLKNLSPDMQVFLSNFKVTDIIRYSVGVGSFGTRCYLVLLKGKDDTNLVLQIKEALPSKYDLLKLTVEEAEKQSFEEGKRVITGQKILQTFFDPFLGYTKTKERNYYVRQFRDMKDSIDSTKLDKESFAAYARLCSFILAVAHYQSPTAPMIYGYLKESKKFSKKMADWAETYSKQVHEDYDAFAKYLRGEE, via the coding sequence ATGACTAAGAGTTTTGTACTCAAAAAATTTAAAGTAGATAAGCTCCGCTTAAATGCTGATAAAAATCAATTGATCGAAGATGGGAAGAAATGTGCCAAAGAAACACCGATAGATGAAATTACGCAATATCATCCGGTGAAACGAGATGCCGTTGAGATGATTAAGACACAAGAAGCTACCTTGATCCCTGAATTATTATCTTTGCGTCATCAAAGAATGATGGAGAATGCTTTTACATTTTTACGTGGAACAGCTGGGATAATGGAATACGATATTTTACATGGAAGTAAAGAGTCCCATATTCCAGTGATGATTTGTGGGGATGCTCACCTTAATAATTTTGGCTTTTTCGCGTCGCCGGAACGCCAACTCTTATTTGGCTTAAATGATTTTGATGAAACTCGAGTTGGTTCTTGGGAAAATGATCTCAAACGACTAATGGTCAGTGCAAAGTTAATTAGTGAGATTAATGGCTATGACGCAGAGGATACGCGCAAGATTCTGGAAAAAACGGCCAAATCTTATGAAGATGGCATTGAATATGCTAATAATTTAAATTTGCTTGATCGACATTATCTTTCTTACAACATCAAAGATCTCTTGGAGATTGCTAAAGATGATGAGCAAATGGTTAAAGTATTGAATAAAATTGCTAAAAAGGCTCCCCATCAAAACTCTGATAAAGTGGTCAAGAAATTTACGGAAGAAAAGGATGGAAAAGTCCAATTTAAAGAGAATCCTCCGCGTGCTCGGCGAATGTCGCAAAAATCCTATGATAAGATTCTTGAGGCATTTGAACAATATCTTAAAAATCTCTCACCTGATATGCAGGTCTTTTTGAGTAATTTTAAGGTAACCGATATTATCCGCTATAGTGTTGGTGTAGGAAGTTTTGGCACACGTTGCTACTTAGTTTTATTAAAGGGTAAAGATGATACTAATTTAGTCTTACAAATTAAAGAAGCCCTCCCATCAAAGTATGATTTGTTAAAACTAACTGTTGAAGAAGCTGAAAAACAAAGCTTTGAGGAAGGTAAGCGTGTAATTACTGGGCAAAAGATTTTACAAACTTTCTTTGATCCGTTTTTAGGATATACTAAAACCAAAGAGCGAAATTATTATGTGCGCCAGTTTAGAGATATGAAAGACTCAATTGATTCAACTAAATTGGATAAAGAAAGCTTTGCTGCATATGCTAGATTGTGTAGTTTCATTTTGGCAGTGGCTCATTATCAAAGTCCAACTGCTCCCATGATCTATGGGTATCTTAAAGAAAGTAAAAAGTTTTCTAAGAAAATGGCTGACTGGGCTGAAACTTATAGTAAGCAAGTGCATGAAGATTATGATGCTTTTGCCAAGTATTTACGCGGTGAAGAGTAA